From a single Drosophila sulfurigaster albostrigata strain 15112-1811.04 chromosome 3, ASM2355843v2, whole genome shotgun sequence genomic region:
- the LOC133843948 gene encoding protein snakeskin: MVSVETIGSIFIKALKLIINLVVIILYRWGDGGEFLGIGGTWNLNEEKSADAEIVASGVLVGFFIYTACHTIAFAFGTTKHKGELCDTIMNVVGTFMWIAVGGVGLHYWKGYMSDEGFLYVNSERQVGIAMGSLCVIEGALYLLDTVLACIHYSKGDTDYTQ; the protein is encoded by the exons ATGGTATCTGTGGAGACAATTGGTTCGATCTTCATCAAAGCGCTTAAGCTG ATCATCAATTTGGTCGTCATCATTCTCTATCGTTGGGGAGATGGCGGTGAATTCTTGGGCATTGGCGGCACCTGGAATCTGAATGAAGAGAAGAGCGCCGATGCGGAAATCGTTGCCTCCGGCGTCTTGGTTGGTTTCTTCATCTACACCGCTTGCCACACgattgcctttgcctttggcacCACCAAGCACAAGGG GGAACTCTGTGACACCATCATGAATGTGGTGGGCACCTTCATGTGGATCGCTGTCGGTGGAGTTGGTTTGCACTACTGGAAGGGTTACATGTCCGACGAGGGATTCCTCTATGTGAACTCGGAGCGACAGGTTGGCATTGCCATGGGATCGTTGTGCGTCATCGAGGGAGCTCTCTATCTCCTCGACACTGTGCTCGCCTGCATACACTACTCCAAGGGCGACACCGACTACACACAGTAG
- the LOC133840033 gene encoding LOW QUALITY PROTEIN: uncharacterized protein LOC133840033 (The sequence of the model RefSeq protein was modified relative to this genomic sequence to represent the inferred CDS: inserted 2 bases in 1 codon): MNPKWSASLQSLQAIDNMVSYANMSFIDYDKFNGYEKQLERQASIMSLAEQTPPSHLPKLPLPATHSPPRLXPHTPTSICSTQESTPRTVVMRRKRSTSSLVQRQISTSSRNSSHSFYNLDTDYEHNLDRRQNVYRESLDSRTLELLNQRSRNSYIQDQPLLFDALNLEDGSASRRCALCAQPVTRANSLKRGPQDCVDSAGKPQKQVSYYLRLHIKESLELDLDLFNN, encoded by the exons ATGAATCCCAAGTGGAGCGCATCGCTGCAGTCGTTGCAGGCCATCGACAACATGGTGAGCTATGCCAACATGTCCTTCATCGACTACGACAAGTTCAACGGCTACGAGAAGCAGCTGGAACGCCAAGCGTCCATCATGAGTCTCGCCGAGCAGACGCCGCCCTCGCATCTCCCCAAGCTCCCCCTGCCCGCCACCCATTCCCCCCCTCGCCT ACCCCACACGCCCACTTCCATCTGTTCCACCCAGGAGAGCACGCCCAGAACTGTCGTCATGCGTCGCAAACGGAGCACCAGCTCCTTGGTCCAGCGACAGATCTCGACATCGTcccgcaacagcagccacagttTCTACAATCTGGACACTGACTATGAGCACAATCTCGACAGGCGACAGAATGTCTACCGAGAGAGTCTCGATTCCCGCACCCTTGAGTTGTTGAATCAACGCTCTCGCAATTCTTACATTCAGGATCAACCTCTGCTCTTCGATGCTCTCAATCTGGAGGATGGTTCGGCGAGTCGTCGCTGCGCTCTGTGTGCTCAGCCCGTGACTCGTGCGAATAGCCTCAAGCGTGGTCCTCAGGATTGCGTCGACAGCGCCGGGAAACCCCAAAAACAGGTGAGTTACTACTTGAGATTACATATTAAAGAAAGTCTAGAATTAGACTTGGACCTTTTTAATAATTAG
- the LOC133843936 gene encoding uncharacterized protein DDB_G0287625-like, translating into MNSSKEAKSAAKGQKKLQKINNKKQKQQQQQQQQQLVNGIAKSAKAATKTDEAKPNTRNNYNNNNNNNNNNNNNNNISHNNNNNNSSSNNNNHNNSSMVQNNNNSNNNNNNHNAVSATTTGTTTTTTGQTTTTTTSQSTNITQKFREQYDAERRASLQQQQQQQQQLAGEHLPLKMERSNSIRGKLSRFINHITGSKENLARHDDFKDEHKDKTPFAFTRSRSMILLRRPNRRSFIEPQLEQLSEEAEKSGDPLSPTSPRKNSLANEDCSPILRRRADTASSIKTPVRRQSAQPSTSTPLEESEAESPMVRKPSLVSLTPSELAYNPQLNFQKRRSSTLIASFKSTFSGLTGGKGDGGGGGGGSRWHWWQQQQLEQR; encoded by the coding sequence atgaattcCAGCAAAGAGGCGAAAAGTGCTGCAAAGGGACAGAAAAAGCTACAAaagataaacaataaaaagcagaagcaacagcaacaacagcaacaacaacaactagttAATGGAATAGCGAAAAGTgcgaaagcagcaacaaaaacagacgAAGCGAAGCCCAACACtcgcaacaactacaacaacaacaacaacaataacaacaacaataataataacaataatattagccataacaataacaataacaacagcagcagcaataataataatcataataatagcAGCATGGtgcaaaataacaacaacagcaacaacaacaacaacaaccacaacgcagtgtctgcaacaacaacaggaacaacaacaacaacaacaggacagacaacaacaacaacaacatcgcaaTCGACAAACATTACCCAAAAATTCCGAGAGCAATACGACGCCGAGCGACGAGCTtcgttgcaacaacaacagcaacaacaacaacaattagctGGCGAGCATCTGCCCCTCAAGATGGAGCGTTCGAATAGCATTCGTGGCAAGTTGTCGCGCTTCATCAATCACATCACCGGAAGCAAGGAGAATCTGGCACGTCACGATGACTTCAAGGACGAGCACAAGGACAAAACGCCATTTGCTTTCACGCGCAGTCGCTCGATGATTCTTCTGCGTCGTCCCAATCGACGCAGCTTCATTGAACCCCAGCTGGAGCAGCTCTCCGAGGAGGCAGAGAAATCCGGTGATCCACTCTCTCCCACCTCGCCACGCAAGAATTCCCTGGCCAACGAGGATTGTTCGCCCATCCTCCGACGCAGAGCGGACACGGCAAGTTCGATAAAGACGCCGGTGAGGCGGCAATCGGCGCAGCCATCGACTTCGACGCCGCTGGAGGAATCGGAGGCGGAGTCGCCGATGGTGCGTAAGCCGTCGCTGGTGTCGTTGACGCCCAGCGAGTTGGCCTACAATCCGCAGCTGAACTTCCAAAAGCGACGCTCGAGCACATTGATTGCCTCCTTCAAGAGCACGTTCAGTGGACTCACGGGTGGAAAAGGCGACggtggtggaggaggaggggggagTAGGTGGCActggtggcagcagcaacagctcgaGCAGCGATAA
- the LOC133843941 gene encoding ketohexokinase, giving the protein MASAMKPVLCVGCTVIDFVTISASFPKEDTDERCLDGNWQRGGNASNVCTVLRLLGLKVDFFGVLSKSDGFRVLLDDLQRRQIGVQHCLMSEKDPPFSSVIIAQDTGSRTIVHCNKNYPYVTWEDFRKIDLNEYGWVHFEARHPKETIKMIETVRQYNTLHDTNIKISLDFETLYEKNLELCLLCDYVVFSKDLASRQGWETACSACSHLVSALTPSSVNIICPWGKEGASCVDSFHNYSDVPAHEPDSVVDTLGAGDSFMAGFIYATYVSQKNLPDAVDFANRVAGHKISDYGYDHIAQIQKDQV; this is encoded by the coding sequence ATGGCCTCCGCAATGAAGCCAGTGTTGTGTGTCGGCTGCACAGTTATCGACTTTGTCACCATTAGCGCCAGCTTCCCCAAGGAGGACACCGATGAACGTTGCCTCGATGGAAATTGGCAGCGTGGAGGGAATGCCTCCAATGTCTGCACTGTGCTCCGATTACTCGGGCTCAAGGTCGATTTCTTTGGCGTACTGAGTAAATCGGATGGATTTCGTGTACTGCTCGATGATCTGCAGCGACGTCAAATTGGTGTCCAACACTGTCTCATGTCGGAGAAGGACCCGCCCTTCTCGTCGGTGATCATTGCCCAAGACACAGGATCACGCACCATTGTGCACTGCAACAAAAACTATCCGTATGTGACGTGGGAAGACTTTCGGAAGATCGATCTGAATGAATATGGCTGGGTGCACTTTGAGGCACGTCATCCCAAGGAAACCATCAAGATGATCGAAACCGTGCGGCAGTACAATACGCTTCATGACACTAATATCAAGATCTCATTGGATTTTGAAACATTATATGAGAAGAATCTGGAGCTCTGTCTTTTGTGTGATTACGTTGTCTTCTCCAAAGATTTGGCCAGTCGCCAGGGCTGGGAGACGGCATGCTCGGCCTGCTCGCACTTGGTCAGCGCCTTAACACCCAGCAGCGTCAACATTATTTGTCCCTGGGGCAAGGAAGGCGCAAGCTGTGTAGACTCTTTCCACAACTATAGCGATGTGCCCGCCCATGAGCCGGATTCAGTTGTGGACACGCTGGGAGCTGGCGACAGCTTCATGGCTGGCTTCATCTATGCCACGTATGTAAGCCAGAAAAATCTCCCTGATGCTGTTGACTTTGCCAATCGTGTAGCGGGACACAAGATCAGCGACTATGGCTACGATCACATAGCCCAGATCCAAAAAGACCAAGTTTAA